From the Methanobacterium spitsbergense genome, one window contains:
- a CDS encoding methylated-DNA--[protein]-cysteine S-methyltransferase — MNNLFIYSINDLGPDKINKKSKNPIIISTHKNENLYFAVGYSERGKIIRISLPQKSEEDAIFEIAKYHPEFLVSDQYCETAEMICKMYHGRDVKFDLEILDIEESTINTSFEKEVILEVAKIPGGSVRTYKEIAKLLNSHAYRAVGTAIGKNPFPILIPCHRVIRSDGKIGDFRGGTPMKVEILKNEGIKIQDLKLLDPKKTYKK; from the coding sequence ATGAATAATTTATTTATATACTCAATAAATGACTTAGGTCCTGATAAAATAAATAAAAAAAGTAAGAATCCCATAATAATTTCTACACACAAAAATGAAAATCTATACTTTGCTGTAGGATATTCAGAAAGAGGAAAAATAATACGAATATCACTACCCCAAAAGAGTGAAGAAGACGCAATATTTGAGATAGCAAAATATCATCCTGAATTTTTAGTTTCAGATCAATACTGCGAAACTGCAGAGATGATTTGTAAAATGTATCATGGAAGAGATGTAAAATTTGATTTAGAAATTCTTGATATTGAAGAATCAACAATTAATACTTCCTTTGAAAAGGAGGTAATTCTTGAAGTTGCAAAAATACCCGGTGGTAGCGTAAGAACTTATAAAGAAATCGCAAAATTACTGAATAGCCATGCTTACAGGGCAGTTGGAACGGCCATAGGTAAAAACCCATTCCCCATATTAATCCCTTGTCACAGAGTAATTAGATCAGATGGAAAAATCGGTGACTTCAGAGGAGGAACTCCAATGAAGGTTGAAATATTGAAAAATGAAGGAATCAAAATTCAAGATCTAAAATTATTGGATCCAAAAAAAACTTACAAAAAATAA